A portion of the Maylandia zebra isolate NMK-2024a linkage group LG9, Mzebra_GT3a, whole genome shotgun sequence genome contains these proteins:
- the LOC112433829 gene encoding leukocyte elastase inhibitor-like, protein MGQKTPENSSRASSPSCSDCENFPMVPTLETSYLARAAKEREFLKGTKKHYNAELESVDFKGNAEEARVHINSWVEKQTQDKIKDLLSQDAVGSLTKLVLVNAIYFKGSWNTQFKEEKTADVHFRLNKNDTKPVKMMQQKSKFPFATIPEANCKILEMPYKGNDLSMLIFLPNDIEDDTTGLEKLEKELTYQNFVDWTRPDMMSPNEVDVKLPRFKMEEKYDLEKILTNMGMENAFDIYKRDFSGMSPANDLIVSKVVHKAFVDVNEEGTEAAAATGVDMEVRSITIPAEFVADHHFIFFIRHKPTKSILFVGRYCSPE, encoded by the exons ATGGGCCagaa GACCCCTGAGAACAGCTCACGTGCCTCCAGTCCCTCCTGCTCAGACTGTGAAAACTTCCCGATGGTTCCCACTCTGGAGACCTCCTACCTTGCGCGGGCTGCAAAAGAACGA GAATTTTTAAAAGGCACCAAAAAGCATTACAACGCTGAGCTCGAGTCTGTGGACTTCAAAGGAAATGCAGAGGAGGCCAGGGTCCACATCAACAGCTGGGTGGAGAAGCAGACACAAG ATAAAATCAAGGACTTGCTAAGCCAGGATGCAGTGGGTAGCCTGACGAAGCTGGTTCTCGTGAATGCCATTTACTTCAAGGGCAGCTGGAACACGCAGTTTAAGGAGGAGAAGACTGCTGATGTGCATTTTCGACTGAACAAG AACGACACTAAGCCGGTGAAGATGATGCAGCAGAAAAGTAAATTTCCTTTTGCGACCATTCCTGAGGCCAACTGCAAG ATTCTTGAGATGCCGTATAAAGGAAATGACCTCAGCATGCTCATATTCCTGCCTAATGACATAGAAGATGATACCACAGGCTTGGAAAAG CTGGAGAAGGAGCTGACCTATCAGAACTTTGTGGACTGGACTCGCCCAGACATGATGAGCCCCAACGAGGTTGATGTCAAGCTCCCTCGATTTAAGATGGAGGAGAAGTATGACTTGGAGAAAATCCTGACCAACATGGGAATGGAGAACGCTTTTGACATCTACAAGAGAGACTTCTCTG GAATGTCTCCAGCAAATGACCTGATAGTGTCCAAAGTTGTCCACAAGGCTTTCGTGGATGTAAATGAAGAAGGAActgaggctgctgctgccactgggGTTGACATGGAAGTCCGCTCTATAACGATTCCCGCTGAGTTTGTTGCCGACCATCacttcatcttcttcatccGACATAAACCCACCAAGAGCATTCTCTTTGTGGGCCGGTACTGCTCACCCGAGTAA